The DNA window GAGAAGATATTGCATGTCAGGTTCCTTGAAGTCTGTGTGTTCAGGCGGATGGGTTGTCGTCCGGCTGCAGCGCCAGGCACAGCGCTGCAGCAAGCGACAGTGCGATGCCGGCAAGCTTGTAGCCGTTCGGCAGCGTGGCCGCCACGGTCATGGCGATGACCGTGGTCAGCAGCGGCGCGCCGGCATTGACCATTGGCGAGACCACCAGCGCCTTCCCGTGCCGGAAGGCGTGCACCAGGGTGAGGGCGCCGACCGCGTTGAGGATTTGCGTGACGGCTGCCAGCAGCGGTCCGCTTGGGCCGTAGTTGATCGGCTGCGAGAAGTCGGTCATCGCCAGCGCCACCGGAATGAAGAGCAGGGCGCTGGCGGTCATGTAGAAGAAGATGCTCTCCGCGTCCATGCTGGCGTTGGCCAGTTTCATGAAGTAGGCCTGCAAACCCCAGGCCAGCAACACGCCGATGGCCAGCACGAACCATAGCCCGTACTGTCGTGGCGCGCCGCCCGGCGTGAAGTCGAAGAGCGGCAGCGCGCACACCGCCAGCACGATGCCTGCCACGCCGAGCATGCCTGTGCGCTCGCGCAGGAACAGGTAGGACAGCGCGATGGTGATCACCGGCGACAGCGAAATCAGCGGGAATATCAGATAGGTCGGCCCGGCCTTGACGGCGTAGAACAGGATCATCTGTCCGCCCGCGCCGAGCAGGCCGATGGTGAGGCCGAAGGCGATGGAGCGGCCGTCGCGCCGCACCCGCCAGCCGTTGCGCGCCAATACCAGCAGGGCTGGCGGCACCATCGTCAGCGCCCACACAACGTAGATCAGCGTTTCGGGAAAGCCGTTCTGGCCGGGCAGGCCGGCGAAGGCGCCCCACACGCCCCACAACAAGGTGGTGGTCAGCGCGTAGCCGAGCCAACCGGTGGGACGCGCGCCGGCTTTGTTCGTCATCGTTATCGAAGAGGTCATGTTTAGAACTTCACGCTCATGCCGGCGGCGTAGGTGCGGCCCCAGGTTTCGAAGCCGTACTGCGCGTCGGAGCGGCCCAGGTTGGAGCGCATGACCGCATCGCCGAGGTTTTTGCCTTCGACGAACAGCGTGATCTTCGGGGTGATGTCCCACGAGGCCGAGGCGGTGATCCACGTCAGCGAATCGACCTTGTTCGGGAAGCCGGCGATCACGTTGGTGCTTTGCGTGTATTCGCCGGTGTAGTCGAACGAGATCGAGGCGTTGACGCCGCTCTTCTCGTACAGGAAGCCGATCGACGAGGCGGTTGGCGCCACGCCTTCGAGCTGGCCGACGTATTCGCCGCCCTGGTAGGCCTTGGTCCATGTCTTGGCGAACTTGGCGTTGATGCCGAAGCCGTTGTCGAACAGGTGCTGGACGCCGATCTCCATGCCGCGCACGCGGGCCTTGTCGCCGTTGACCGGGTGCGTGACGGTGTACAGGTAGCCCGGTACGCCGATATCGACCTTTTCGTCGGTCTGGTAGGTGACGAAATTCTTGATCTGCTTGGCGAAGACGGCCGCTGTGATCGCGGACTTGGGACGGTAGTACCATTCGACCGACAGGTCCTGCTGCACGGCCGTCGTCGGTTGCAGGTTCGGATCGCCGACGATGTTGAGGATGTAGCTGCGGTCGAGCGTGTTGTCGGTGCGGGTCGGCGCCAACTTGTCGAGCGAGGGACGGGCCATCACTTTGGCCAGCGCGCCACGCACCACGAAGTCGTCGCGGGCCCACCAGCTCAGGTTGGCCGATGGCAGCAGCTTGGTGTAGCTGCCGTCCTGCGACACCGGCACGGCCGGGCTGTATGTCACGATCGGACTGCTGGTCGGGATATCCGGCGTGGCGTCGTCGATGGCGACGATCTGGTCGATCGCGCTGCGCGAGCTGGTTTTGGTGCGCACCAGGCGCGCGCCGATGTTGCCGTTCCAGTTTTCGCCGGACAGCTCCAGCTGGCCGTGCAGGGTGGCTGTCTTTTCGCGCACCGAGTAGGAATCGGTCGGCACGAACACCGGTTGCGACTTGCTGACGTCGAAAGTCTCGCCGGTCGGGTTGCCGCTGTCGTCGAGGACCGGTTTGCCGTCCAGGCTTTTGAGCGCGGCAAAATAAGCCGGCACGTCGAAGCGCATGAACGTGCCGGGGAAGCTGCCGCCGGCGTTGCGCATGTAGTTCGGCAGGGTCATCGGGCTGACGACGTCGGCGCCCAGCGACGAGAAAGTGGTCGAGTACATATTGCAGTACTGGCAGGCGCCGCCGCTCTTCTCGTTGCCGATGGCGTTGCGGTCCTTCTTGCGGTTGGTGGCGCTGACGCCGAACTGCAGCCCGTCGACGTGCCAGCGGCCGTCCAGCGACAGGCGGCCGTCGAGCGTGGCGCCGTCGACGGTGTCCTTGATGTCGGTGCCGGTCAGGCCGGCGAAGTGGACGCCGTAATCCTTGTTGCCCAGGCGGCCGGCGGCCAGTTCGGTGGCCAGGTCGCGGCCGTCCTCGAGAGTGACGCGGATGTCCGGCAGGCGGCCATTGTTTGCGCGGTAGTAGCCGGTGTTGCGGCCGCCGATGCCGGCGACCACGAAGCTGTCCTTGCCGCCGGAATTGCGCTCCGACGTCGAACGGTACAGGTCGCCCGACAGTTTGAGCGCGGGGGTGGGCTTCCAGTCGCCGTGCCAGCCCAGTTGCCGGGTGTCGACCACGCGGTCGGTGGTGACGTTGCTCATTTCGGGCACCAGGTCGCTCACCGTCATGCTGGTGATCAGGCGGTCCTTGATCACCACGTCGGACCAGCGGCCGGGCGCGTGTTCGACATAGTAGGACTGCTGGTAGCCCACCTGCGGGGAGTCGAGGCGGGTGGCCAGCGCGTCGACCGTCATGCGGAATTGCGGCGTGACCTTCCATTCGAACGCGCCGGACAGCGCGGTGCGCTTCTTTTCCTCGAAAATGGATCCGAAGGAGATGCAGCAAGGCGCTAGCAAACCGCTTTCGCCGGTGCCGATGGCGCCGTCGCCGTTGGCGTCGAAGCTGCCCGGCGAATCGGCATTGAAGGTTTGGTAGCCGAGCGAATCGGTACGCACGTTGCGTTTGGAAAGCACGGCGCCGACGATCACGCCCATGGTGTTGTTGTTGAAGGTGTTGCTGACGACGCCGGAGAGCTTGCCGCCGTTCTTGCGCGACAGGTCGTTGCGGTCGCCCTCGAAGCGCACCGACGCGTGGTATCCGGGATTGTCCATCGGCCGCGCCGAGCGCAGGTTGACGGATCCGCCGATGCTGCCTTCCATCTGGGCCGCTTCGGCCGATTTCATCACGTCGGCGCCGCTGATCACCTCCGACGGCAGCACGTCGAAGGCGAAGTCGCGGCCGTCGCCGTCGGTGGCGAGGATGCGCTTGTTCAGGGTGACGATGTTGTAGCCCGAGCCCAGCCCGCGCACATTGATGTACTGGCCTTCGCCGCCGCGTGTGCGCGAGACCGAGATGCCGGAGATATGGGTCAGCGAGTCGGCCACGTTATCGTCCGGGAAGCGGCCCAGCTCCGTCGCCGAGATCGAATCCTGGATCACGTCGGCGTTGCGTTTCAGTTCCAGCGACCGGGCCAGCGCGGCGCGCGCGCCGGTGACCACCACGACCGGCGGCGGTTCCTGCGCCGCGCCGGATTGATCCTGGGCCGGCGCGGCCGGCGCTTCCGGTTGAACCTGCGCATATGCCATGCCGCATAAAGCCATCTCCACCGCCACCGCCATCAACGTGCGCCGAAGTCCCTTGCCGATTGCTCCATCCATGCCATTCTCCCGTTTTTTGTTGTCTGGTACCGATAGTAATAAAACGAAATCGGAAATGCAAGGAACTTTCGAAGTCTTTCGTTATGTGTTGTGTTAACCGCTTTAAAAGCTAAATAACGGCATTGGCTCGTCGAATCGAAATATTTCGAAAGTTTCTTGTATTTTCTTTGTTTGCTTACTACTATTCTTTTCGCGACCCGGATGAGATGGCTGGTCGCTTAACCTAACTGGAGAGAACGCCTATGAACTGTGTCAAAACTATCGTTAGCCGCGTGGTTGCCGGCCTTCTGCTGTCAAGCTGTATTGGCGCCGCGCTTGCCGCCAGCATGACCGTCAACCCGGGCCAGTCGATCCAGGCCGCCGTGGATCAGGCGGGCGCTGGCGATACCATCCGGGTGCTGGCCGGCACTTACGCGCAAAAGGTGTCGATTTCGGGGAAATCCGGCACCGCTAGCGCCTTCATCACATTGAAGGGCGATCCGGGAGCCATCATCAGCGGCAGCGGGTTGAGCCCGTCCGGCCGGCAAGGTCTGATCACCATCAAGAATTCAAATTATGTGCGGGTGGACGGGTTCGACGTGACGGGATTCACGTCGAGCGGCAGTAATACGCCGGTCGGCATTCTGATCGAAGGGAACGGCGCGAAGCTGCAGATCGTCAACAACAAAATCCACGACATCCGCAACACCAGCACCTGCAAGGACCCGTGCTCGGTCGGCGCCCACGGTCTGGCCGTGCTCGGCACGAACGCGACCGGCGTCACCGACCTGCTGGTGCAAGGCAACGAAGTGTATAAAAACGTGCTGCAGGCCAGCGAGGCGCTGGTCATCAACGGCAATGTGGACCGCTTCGAGGTGCTGAACAACAATGTGCACGACAATAACAATATCGGTTTCGATTTCATCGGCTACGAAGGCGAGTGCTCGGCGTGCGGCGAGAGCGACCGGGTCCGCAATGGCATGGTGCGCAACAACGTCGCGAAAAACAATTCGAGCACGAGCAACCCGTGGTACGGCGGGGAGGGCTCGGCCGGCGGCTTTTATGTGGATGGCGGACGCAATATTGTTTTCGACCGCAACATCTCGACCGGCAACGACATTGGCTTTGAATTCGCGAGCGAACACAGCGGCAAGGCTACCGAAGACATCGTGATGACCAATAATTTCGTCTACAACAACCGCGAGGCCGGTTTGTCGGTGGGCGGCTATTCGTCGGGCGCTGGCCAGGCGCGCCGCATCCATGTGAACAACAATTCCTTCTATAAGAACATGGGCTGGGGGGCGGAGGTGGTGTTCCAGTACAAGGTGATCGACTCGCGCTTCAGCAATAACATCTTCCATGGAGAAGGCACGATCGCGGAAAACTACCTGCAAGAGGGGAGCGGTTATAGCGGCAATGTATGGGGCGTTAATCTGTGGTGGGGCAGCGCGTCCGGCTCGACCAACCTGCCGGGCACCCAGGTCAAGGCCGATCCGCGTTACGTCGCGCCGCAGACCGGCAATCTGAACCTTCAACAGACGTCGCCTGCCATCAATGTCGGCAACGCCGGCGCCGCGCTGACCACCTGGACTTCGCCGCTGTGGGCGACATATTTCCCTTCCGGCGCGATCCCCGTCAACGGCGTCAAGGACATCAACGGCCAGGCGCGGGCGGAAGGCGTGATCGATCTCGGCGCGGACGAGTACGGTACCGCCCCATAACTGAAAGATTCGGGCTTTAGAATCCCGGCGCCGGCACCTCCGGGATTTGGTTATGCAAACTGGCGTTGATCACGTTCCAACCACGGATCACCGCGATTGCGTAGCTGAGTTCGGCGATCGCGGTCTCGTTGAAATGTTCTTTGAGCTGGGCGAAATCGGCGTCGGTCGGCTGCTTGTGGGGCAGCGCGTTGACGGCTTCGGCCCAGTTCAGGGCCGCGCGTTCGCTGTCGCTGAAGAACGACGACGGCGCCTCGCGCCAGCCGGCGATGGCGTTCAGGTGGCGCGGATCGGCGCCTTGTTTGATCAGGTCGCGCCAGTGCATGTCGATGCAGACGCCGCAGCCGTTGATCTGCGATATGCGCAAATTGACCAGTTCGACCAGGCGAACGCCCAGCGAGCTTTTCTTGACCGACGCCGACAGCGCGATCATGGCTTGCAGATTGGCTGGGGCGACGGAGTAGAAGGAGGAAATGCGGGCGGTGTGCGTCATGATGATGCCTTTCAAAGGGGGAGGCGCACCATTGCGCCCCTCATACCTTGTTAGACGGGTCACCCGTAGCGCCTGTGACAGCTTTTAGAAAATAGTTCGCGGCGCGGTTGTGGGAACTTCATGACTGACCGGTACGCTCACGGCCTCGCCTTGCCGGTGCATTGCGCCGGGTTGACACGCGTCGAGGCGGCGGGCGCGGTGTCGCCAGCGCATCGCTAAGCCGACTGATGAACCCTTGCTCGTCGCCGCGCGAACCGCCCCTGGCCGCCGCCGCCACCGCCGGGCCCAGCGCCCGGGTGGCGATGTGCCGCCCCAGGCTGCGATAGCTGTCGAACTGGCTTTCGTCGAACCATTGGTCGGCCGTCGTTTCGTGCGGAAAAGATGGATGCAAACGGCTGTAGTTGAAAATGTCGGCGTTCTCGCCACCGGTCAGCGCCGGCTTCAGGTACAGCAGCACGCCTTCGTGGCTGCCGCCGTCGGCCTGGTGGTAATGGACGCGGCCGCTGACAAAACTGCCGCGCGGCGCACCGCCGGCCACGCCGGGCAGGTTGGCCACGTCCAGCGTGATCGGCACGTTGAAGTCGGTCAGGCATTCGCGGATGGCGTTGCCAAGGTCCTCGAAGCGGTCGTCGTTGTCGCAGCTGGCGTCGACCACAACGATCAGTTGGCAACGGCGCCGCACCAGCTCGTATAAGCCGAGGTTCTCGAAATGGCCGCCGTCCGACAGGTAGACGAAGTCGGATTCCGCGTTGGTCAGGCCGAATAGCTCCTTGACGATGCAAAACAGGCCGAACGCCGGCGAGGCGCGTTGCCAGTTGGCCTGGGCCGGATTGGGCGACCAGCGTCCAAGGCGCAGATTAAACAAGGTCATCAGGAAGCTCAGCGGCGGCGATGAATGGTAGCCCATGTTGGGGCTGGCGGCTGCGCCGGAGATCGCGACGGCGGTGCCCAGTTTGATGCCGTTGTCGTGGTCGTCACCGAAGGCGCTGTGCGTGGCGTAGGCGGCGGTGGGGCGGAAGCCGCCGGCCGCGCCGTTCGCGGCCGGCAGTTCAAAGCCGCAAAAAGCCGGGCTGAAAACAAAGTTGGCGGCCTTGCGGGTCTGCCACGCCAGTTCCGTGCCTTGCACCAGGTTGACCGCGCTGTTGAACAGGTGGTAGGGCCGGG is part of the Oxalobacteraceae bacterium OTU3CAMAD1 genome and encodes:
- a CDS encoding EamA family transporter — its product is MTSSITMTNKAGARPTGWLGYALTTTLLWGVWGAFAGLPGQNGFPETLIYVVWALTMVPPALLVLARNGWRVRRDGRSIAFGLTIGLLGAGGQMILFYAVKAGPTYLIFPLISLSPVITIALSYLFLRERTGMLGVAGIVLAVCALPLFDFTPGGAPRQYGLWFVLAIGVLLAWGLQAYFMKLANASMDAESIFFYMTASALLFIPVALAMTDFSQPINYGPSGPLLAAVTQILNAVGALTLVHAFRHGKALVVSPMVNAGAPLLTTVIAMTVAATLPNGYKLAGIALSLAAALCLALQPDDNPSA
- a CDS encoding TonB-dependent receptor, producing the protein MDGAIGKGLRRTLMAVAVEMALCGMAYAQVQPEAPAAPAQDQSGAAQEPPPVVVVTGARAALARSLELKRNADVIQDSISATELGRFPDDNVADSLTHISGISVSRTRGGEGQYINVRGLGSGYNIVTLNKRILATDGDGRDFAFDVLPSEVISGADVMKSAEAAQMEGSIGGSVNLRSARPMDNPGYHASVRFEGDRNDLSRKNGGKLSGVVSNTFNNNTMGVIVGAVLSKRNVRTDSLGYQTFNADSPGSFDANGDGAIGTGESGLLAPCCISFGSIFEEKKRTALSGAFEWKVTPQFRMTVDALATRLDSPQVGYQQSYYVEHAPGRWSDVVIKDRLITSMTVSDLVPEMSNVTTDRVVDTRQLGWHGDWKPTPALKLSGDLYRSTSERNSGGKDSFVVAGIGGRNTGYYRANNGRLPDIRVTLEDGRDLATELAAGRLGNKDYGVHFAGLTGTDIKDTVDGATLDGRLSLDGRWHVDGLQFGVSATNRKKDRNAIGNEKSGGACQYCNMYSTTFSSLGADVVSPMTLPNYMRNAGGSFPGTFMRFDVPAYFAALKSLDGKPVLDDSGNPTGETFDVSKSQPVFVPTDSYSVREKTATLHGQLELSGENWNGNIGARLVRTKTSSRSAIDQIVAIDDATPDIPTSSPIVTYSPAVPVSQDGSYTKLLPSANLSWWARDDFVVRGALAKVMARPSLDKLAPTRTDNTLDRSYILNIVGDPNLQPTTAVQQDLSVEWYYRPKSAITAAVFAKQIKNFVTYQTDEKVDIGVPGYLYTVTHPVNGDKARVRGMEIGVQHLFDNGFGINAKFAKTWTKAYQGGEYVGQLEGVAPTASSIGFLYEKSGVNASISFDYTGEYTQSTNVIAGFPNKVDSLTWITASASWDITPKITLFVEGKNLGDAVMRSNLGRSDAQYGFETWGRTYAAGMSVKF
- a CDS encoding carboxymuconolactone decarboxylase family protein, coding for MTHTARISSFYSVAPANLQAMIALSASVKKSSLGVRLVELVNLRISQINGCGVCIDMHWRDLIKQGADPRHLNAIAGWREAPSSFFSDSERAALNWAEAVNALPHKQPTDADFAQLKEHFNETAIAELSYAIAVIRGWNVINASLHNQIPEVPAPGF